GGTAGGCTGATCGTCTGCCGCCGCACCCCGCGGGCAGACGGCGTTGGCCGACCCTGCCATCAGGGGAGTGCGCAGCGCACGGTCGGTGACTGCCCAAAATCAGACTAATCCGATATCCCGGCACGGGCCTGGGGCCGTATCGTGCTGATCGAGGGAGGGATGCCTCGCTTGACTGTCCCCACGCGGCCAGCGCCCCCATGCGGCGCACCGTATCGCCACTCCGCATGGATGCCCCCGCAGGAGCGATCAGCATGATGATCAAGGTGCAATGCCAGGACCACCGCTGGCACGTGATTCACCCGACCCGCCCGGACCCGGTCAGCTTCGATGACGGTGCGGTGGCCTTCGACTTCGCCGACACCCTGGCGCGCGCACGCCACGCCGAGACAGGGCAGGCCTGCGCGGTACGGGTCGTGGCAATGGATGCCTTCGTCGACGCGGTGCGCTACGGCTGAAACCGCGCGTGTACCGCAGGCGCTCAGCCGGTGCGGTCGAGGTTGGCGCTGAGCCGCTGCAGGAAGCTGGTCAGCCGCATGGTTTCATCCACGCTGAAGTCGGCCAGCATGCGTGTATTGCCCTCGTTGAGGATCTCGCGGGCCTGCGGCAACCGCTGCAGCGCCAGCGCCGTGAGTTCGATGCGCTGGGCGCGCGGGTGATGGGGATCCGGCGACCGTCGGATCAACTGGTCGCGCTCCAGCCGCGCCAGGGTCTGCGCCATCGAGGGCTGCTCCACCCGCAGCAGGCGGGCCAGCTCGGCCTGGGTGGTCGCCTTGCCCTGGCGCACCGCCTCGAGCACCGGCAGGCTGGCCATGCCCAGCCCCAGCGGAC
This is a stretch of genomic DNA from Stenotrophomonas rhizophila. It encodes these proteins:
- a CDS encoding MarR family winged helix-turn-helix transcriptional regulator yields the protein MSRPAHDPSNVPSFLIKQVARELSRVAETQLRPLGLGMASLPVLEAVRQGKATTQAELARLLRVEQPSMAQTLARLERDQLIRRSPDPHHPRAQRIELTALALQRLPQAREILNEGNTRMLADFSVDETMRLTSFLQRLSANLDRTG